A single window of Vigna unguiculata cultivar IT97K-499-35 chromosome 1, ASM411807v1, whole genome shotgun sequence DNA harbors:
- the LOC114177448 gene encoding uncharacterized protein LOC114177448 isoform X1, with the protein MEEDSSSAAYIRLVHRLIEECILFNMNKEECMEALSKHANIKPVITSTAVWKELEKENPEFFEAYSRSRAEKGSGSERETRQRIQNMVLDSSNQRV; encoded by the exons ATGGAAGAAGACTCTTCCTCTGCTGCTTATATCCGTCTG GTGCACCGTTTGATAGAGGAGTGTATCTTGTTCAATATGAACAAAGAAGAGTGCATGGAGGCTCTTTCTAAACATGCAAATATCAAGCCTGTTATTACTTCCACCG CAGTTTGGAAGGAGTTAGAGAAGGAGAACCCGGAGTTTTTCGAGGCATACTCGAGAAGCAGAGCAGAGAAAGGTTCGGGTTCTGAGAGAGAGACGAGGCAAAGGATACAGAACATGGTGTTAGATTCTTCCAACCAACGAGTTTAG
- the LOC114177448 gene encoding uncharacterized protein LOC114177448 isoform X2, translating into MEEDSSSAAYIRLVHRLIEECILFNMNKEECMEALSKHANIKPVITSTVWKELEKENPEFFEAYSRSRAEKGSGSERETRQRIQNMVLDSSNQRV; encoded by the exons ATGGAAGAAGACTCTTCCTCTGCTGCTTATATCCGTCTG GTGCACCGTTTGATAGAGGAGTGTATCTTGTTCAATATGAACAAAGAAGAGTGCATGGAGGCTCTTTCTAAACATGCAAATATCAAGCCTGTTATTACTTCCACCG TTTGGAAGGAGTTAGAGAAGGAGAACCCGGAGTTTTTCGAGGCATACTCGAGAAGCAGAGCAGAGAAAGGTTCGGGTTCTGAGAGAGAGACGAGGCAAAGGATACAGAACATGGTGTTAGATTCTTCCAACCAACGAGTTTAG